The Kiritimatiellia bacterium genome contains a region encoding:
- a CDS encoding polyprenyl synthetase family protein, with product MNFQRYLRKQNRLIERALDRFLPAERQPPQMLHKAMRYSVLAGGKRLRPILCLAAAEAVGGKEKDALLPALAVEILHTYTMIHDDLPCMDDDDLRRGKPTAHVAFGEANAVLAGDALLTLAFEWIAAAAPPPPYAPRRLILELARAAGNRGVIAGQVEDLACEGKKPSAAKVFRIHFHKTAALIRAAARIGAICGGADKTELAAISRYGEKGGLAFQIADDILNETSSPESIGKAAGSDRARGKMTYVAVYGLSGAKQTARQLAAEARKHLRPLRGKTEPLAALVDFIVTRKV from the coding sequence TTGAATTTCCAGAGATATTTAAGAAAACAAAACAGGCTGATTGAACGGGCCCTGGACCGTTTTCTGCCGGCGGAGCGGCAGCCTCCGCAAATGCTTCACAAGGCTATGCGTTACAGCGTTTTGGCCGGCGGAAAACGACTCCGGCCGATTCTTTGCCTGGCCGCCGCGGAAGCGGTCGGCGGAAAGGAAAAAGACGCTCTCCTGCCCGCGCTGGCGGTGGAAATTCTCCATACTTATACCATGATTCACGACGACCTCCCCTGCATGGATGACGACGATTTGCGGCGCGGCAAGCCGACCGCGCACGTTGCTTTCGGCGAAGCTAACGCCGTCCTGGCCGGCGATGCGCTTCTGACGCTGGCCTTTGAATGGATCGCCGCCGCCGCGCCGCCGCCGCCATATGCTCCCCGCCGGTTGATTTTGGAGCTCGCCCGCGCCGCCGGCAACCGGGGCGTCATCGCCGGCCAGGTTGAAGATTTGGCCTGCGAAGGGAAAAAGCCGAGCGCGGCCAAGGTGTTCCGGATCCATTTTCATAAAACGGCCGCCCTGATCCGCGCCGCCGCGCGGATCGGCGCCATTTGCGGCGGGGCGGATAAAACCGAATTGGCGGCCATCAGCCGTTACGGCGAAAAGGGCGGGCTGGCCTTTCAGATCGCCGATGATATTCTCAACGAAACTTCATCGCCGGAAAGCATCGGCAAGGCCGCGGGCAGCGACCGCGCGCGCGGTAAAATGACTTATGTGGCGGTTTACGGCCTCAGCGGAGCCAAACAAACAGCGCGCCAACTGGCCGCAGAAGCGCGCAAACACCTGCGTCCTTTGCGCGGCAAAACCGAACCCCTGGCGGCCCTGGTGGATTTCATCGTGACGCGGAAAGTATAA